In Micromonospora purpureochromogenes, a single window of DNA contains:
- a CDS encoding serine/threonine-protein kinase encodes MSSLTPATRLHDRYVLRAPIGLGGMSEVWRADDEVLHRPVAVKALAAQLAADPQLRAVIQREARAAARLTHPHVTQVYDYGEATLPGGVVVPYLVMELVEGRSLADRLAAGPLAWPDAVRVAGQVAAALAAAHRIGVVHRDVKPANVMLTETGAKVLDFGIAALAGPRHPLAGQTGELMMGTPAYFAPERLTPGPPDPASDVYALGALLYRTLTGRAPLPVQTWEDALEAHARHTPVPPLRIPGLPADIAELTMACLAVDPARRPTAAQLAARLSAGRPAEPPTALLPTVPTAPPAQPTLVDRAAAAPRPPVTRPAPPVAVPPRRPNRALGVLVAAGVALLLGLVGVLVLDDGPDRRTPAAPITAAPVDEEPSIEPTPSAEPSTAPPSRDERPAPRTAGQLADEFAALLDRAEAAGDIDPRTADELRDKLTELEEGKPKDRLKRLRELAGRLAEAVQRDRIDDGTASELRDLLAAWPRSRSNG; translated from the coding sequence ATGTCGTCGCTCACGCCCGCCACGCGCCTGCACGATCGGTACGTCCTGCGCGCGCCCATCGGCCTCGGCGGAATGTCCGAGGTGTGGCGCGCCGACGACGAGGTGCTGCACCGCCCCGTCGCGGTGAAGGCCCTCGCCGCGCAGCTCGCCGCCGACCCGCAGCTGCGGGCCGTCATCCAGCGCGAGGCGCGGGCCGCCGCCCGCCTCACCCACCCGCACGTCACCCAGGTCTACGACTACGGCGAGGCGACCCTGCCCGGCGGCGTGGTCGTGCCGTACCTGGTGATGGAGCTGGTCGAGGGGCGCAGCCTCGCCGACCGGCTCGCCGCCGGCCCGCTGGCCTGGCCGGACGCGGTCCGGGTCGCCGGTCAGGTGGCGGCCGCGCTCGCCGCCGCGCACCGGATCGGCGTGGTGCACCGCGACGTCAAGCCGGCCAACGTCATGCTCACCGAGACCGGCGCCAAGGTCCTCGACTTCGGCATCGCCGCCCTCGCCGGGCCCCGGCACCCGCTCGCCGGTCAGACCGGCGAGCTGATGATGGGCACCCCCGCCTACTTCGCGCCGGAACGGCTGACGCCCGGCCCGCCGGATCCGGCCAGCGACGTGTACGCCCTCGGCGCGCTGCTCTACCGCACCCTCACCGGCCGGGCCCCGCTGCCGGTGCAGACCTGGGAGGACGCCCTGGAGGCGCACGCGCGGCACACCCCGGTGCCGCCGCTGCGAATCCCGGGGCTGCCCGCCGACATCGCCGAGCTCACCATGGCCTGCCTGGCCGTCGACCCGGCCCGCCGGCCCACCGCCGCGCAGCTGGCCGCCCGGCTGAGCGCGGGCCGACCGGCCGAGCCGCCCACCGCGTTGCTGCCGACGGTGCCGACGGCCCCGCCCGCGCAACCCACCCTCGTCGACCGGGCCGCGGCGGCGCCCCGGCCGCCCGTCACCCGTCCCGCGCCCCCGGTCGCCGTTCCGCCACGCCGCCCGAACCGGGCGCTGGGCGTCCTGGTCGCGGCCGGCGTCGCGCTGCTGCTCGGCCTGGTCGGCGTGCTCGTCCTCGACGACGGGCCGGACCGGCGTACCCCGGCCGCGCCGATCACCGCCGCGCCGGTGGATGAGGAGCCCAGCATCGAGCCGACCCCGTCGGCGGAGCCGTCCACCGCCCCGCCGTCGCGGGACGAACGACCCGCGCCACGCACGGCGGGGCAGCTCGCCGACGAGTTCGCGGCCCTGCTCGACCGGGCGGAGGCGGCCGGCGACATCGACCCGAGGACCGCCGACGAGCTGCGCGACAAGCTCACGGAGCTGGAGGAGGGCAAGCCCAAGGACCGGCTCAAGCGGCTGCGGGAGCTGGCCGGCCGGCTCGCCGAGGCGGTCCAGAGGGACCGCATCGACGACGGCACCGCGTCCGAGCTGCGCGACCTGCTGGCCGCCTGGCCGCGCTCGCGGAGCAACGGCTGA
- a CDS encoding LacI family DNA-binding transcriptional regulator translates to MRPTLQDVATAVGVSRSTVSNAYCRPDQLSAALRTRILDTARQLGYPGPNPTARSLRRGFAGAIGVLFTSQLSYAFTDPFAVRFLAGVAEAAERHGTSLLLVPLPTGATQARAAVENAAVDGFCVYCAADEDWALDVIRGRGLPFVTTAPPADRYVGIDERAAARSVADHLVGLGHRRVALLADTVLPEAPPGPLRLAGADAAPHPTTRGRLAGFADALAAVGVDWPDITLLNATGNSRAAGAEAVAVLFAGDDPPTAVLAASDVLALGALDALGERAATVSVTGFDDVAEAAAAGLTTVRQPAEEKGRIAAELLLDPPADDAAGQLLLPTELVVRTSTRPAPRS, encoded by the coding sequence GTGCGACCGACACTCCAGGACGTGGCCACGGCGGTCGGTGTGTCCCGCAGCACCGTCTCCAACGCGTACTGCCGCCCCGACCAGCTCTCGGCGGCCCTGCGTACCCGGATCCTCGACACCGCCCGGCAGCTCGGCTACCCAGGCCCGAACCCGACGGCCCGCTCGCTGCGGCGGGGCTTCGCCGGCGCGATCGGCGTCCTGTTCACCTCGCAGCTGTCGTACGCCTTCACCGACCCGTTCGCCGTCCGGTTCCTGGCCGGTGTCGCCGAGGCGGCCGAACGGCACGGCACCAGCCTGCTGCTGGTGCCGCTGCCCACCGGGGCGACGCAGGCCAGGGCGGCCGTGGAGAACGCGGCGGTCGACGGGTTCTGCGTCTACTGCGCCGCCGACGAGGACTGGGCCCTGGACGTGATCCGCGGTCGCGGGCTGCCCTTCGTCACCACCGCGCCCCCCGCCGACCGGTACGTCGGCATCGACGAGCGGGCCGCCGCCCGGTCCGTCGCCGACCACCTCGTCGGCCTGGGGCACCGCCGGGTGGCGCTGCTCGCCGACACCGTGCTGCCCGAGGCGCCACCGGGGCCGCTACGGCTCGCCGGTGCCGACGCCGCACCGCACCCGACCACCCGGGGTCGGCTGGCCGGGTTCGCCGACGCCCTCGCCGCGGTCGGCGTCGACTGGCCCGACATCACGCTGCTCAACGCCACCGGCAACAGCCGCGCCGCCGGGGCCGAGGCGGTGGCCGTCCTCTTCGCCGGCGACGATCCGCCGACGGCCGTGCTGGCCGCCTCCGACGTGCTCGCGCTCGGCGCGCTGGACGCGCTCGGGGAGCGGGCCGCCACGGTCTCGGTCACCGGCTTCGACGACGTCGCCGAAGCGGCCGCGGCCGGCCTCACCACCGTCCGGCAACCGGCCGAGGAGAAGGGCCGGATCGCCGCCGAACTGCTGCTCGACCCACCGGCGGACGACGCCGCCGGGCAGCTCCTGCTCCCCACCGAGCTGGTCGTCCGCACCTCCACCCGTCCCGCACCGAGGAGTTGA
- a CDS encoding SAM-dependent methyltransferase: protein MEATVTTEAPGTTTGSAHPSDRIDTSVAHPARRYNYWLGGKDNFQADRESGDAISARFPTIRTSALENRRFLQRAVRHLTREAGIRQFLDIGTGIPTVDNTHEVAQRLAPESRVIYVDNDPIVLAHARALLSSSPEGATAYIDADLRDPEQILDHPDLLRTIDLSQPVGLMLVAILHFVPDADDPYTVVRRLLAALPPGSYLAASHATHEYLPPDVAGEARAAARGGGPHGVINLRTLDEFTGFFERLELVEPGLCSVAEWRAEGEPQPRPTVAEVSMYGGLARKP from the coding sequence ATGGAGGCGACTGTGACCACCGAGGCCCCGGGAACCACCACGGGCTCCGCCCACCCGAGCGACCGGATCGACACCTCGGTGGCGCACCCCGCCCGGCGCTACAACTACTGGCTCGGCGGCAAGGACAACTTCCAGGCCGACCGGGAATCCGGTGACGCCATTTCGGCCCGCTTCCCGACCATCCGCACCAGCGCCCTGGAGAACCGACGCTTCCTCCAGCGGGCGGTGCGCCACCTCACCCGCGAGGCCGGGATCCGGCAGTTCCTCGACATCGGCACGGGCATCCCGACCGTCGACAACACCCACGAGGTCGCCCAGCGGCTCGCGCCGGAGTCCCGGGTGATCTACGTCGACAACGACCCGATCGTGCTGGCCCACGCCCGGGCGCTGCTGAGCAGCTCGCCCGAGGGCGCCACCGCCTACATCGACGCCGACCTGCGCGACCCGGAGCAGATCCTGGACCACCCGGACCTGCTGCGCACCATCGACCTGTCCCAGCCGGTGGGGTTGATGCTGGTGGCGATCCTGCACTTCGTCCCGGACGCCGACGACCCGTACACGGTGGTGCGCCGCCTGCTGGCGGCGCTGCCGCCCGGCAGCTACCTCGCCGCGTCGCACGCCACCCACGAATACCTCCCCCCGGACGTCGCCGGGGAGGCCAGGGCGGCGGCCCGGGGCGGCGGCCCGCACGGGGTGATCAACCTGCGCACCCTCGACGAGTTCACCGGCTTCTTCGAGCGGCTGGAGCTCGTCGAGCCCGGCCTCTGCTCGGTGGCCGAGTGGCGGGCCGAGGGCGAGCCGCAGCCGCGCCCCACGGTCGCGGAGGTCAGCATGTACGGCGGGCTCGCCCGCAAGCCCTGA
- a CDS encoding helix-turn-helix domain-containing protein, with amino-acid sequence MAMATAEGGPASGPTVLRMLLGAQLRRLREASGVTREGAGWEIRASESKISRMELGRVGFKERDVADLLTLYGVSAADEREALLRLARDANSPGWWHRYGDVLPGWFQAYLGLEAAASLIRTYEVQFVPGLLQTAAYARAVVLLGHRHAPAEEVDRRVELRLRRQELLRRAAPPQVWAVVDEAALRRPIGGQAVMRGQLDALIEATRSPHVRLQVIPFAAGGHAAAGGAFTILRFGDDDLPDIVYIEQLTSAIYLDKRDDLDYYAVAMERLCVEAAPPERTPEILARLRDELYPE; translated from the coding sequence GTGGCGATGGCGACCGCGGAAGGGGGTCCGGCGAGCGGGCCCACCGTGCTGCGCATGCTGCTCGGCGCCCAGCTGCGCCGCCTGCGCGAGGCCAGCGGCGTCACCCGCGAGGGCGCCGGCTGGGAGATCAGGGCCTCCGAATCCAAGATCAGCCGGATGGAGCTGGGTCGGGTCGGCTTCAAGGAACGCGACGTCGCCGACCTGCTCACCCTCTACGGGGTCAGCGCCGCCGACGAGCGGGAGGCGCTGCTCAGGCTCGCTCGCGACGCCAACAGCCCGGGCTGGTGGCACCGGTACGGCGACGTGCTGCCCGGCTGGTTCCAGGCGTACCTCGGCCTGGAGGCCGCCGCCTCGCTGATCCGCACCTACGAGGTGCAGTTCGTCCCCGGCCTGTTGCAGACCGCCGCGTACGCCCGCGCCGTCGTCCTGCTCGGCCACCGGCACGCCCCGGCCGAGGAGGTCGACCGGCGGGTGGAGCTGCGGCTGCGTCGGCAGGAGCTGTTGCGCCGCGCCGCCCCGCCACAGGTGTGGGCGGTGGTCGACGAGGCCGCCCTGCGCCGCCCGATCGGCGGGCAGGCGGTGATGCGCGGCCAACTGGACGCCCTGATCGAGGCCACCCGGTCGCCGCACGTGCGGCTGCAGGTGATCCCGTTCGCCGCGGGCGGGCACGCCGCCGCCGGCGGGGCGTTCACCATCCTGCGGTTCGGCGACGACGACCTGCCCGACATCGTCTACATCGAGCAGCTCACCAGCGCCATCTACCTCGACAAGCGCGACGACCTGGACTACTACGCGGTGGCCATGGAGCGGCTCTGCGTCGAGGCGGCGCCGCCCGAGCGAACGCCGGAGATCCTGGCCCGGCTCCGCGACGAGCTCTACCCGGAGTGA
- a CDS encoding DUF397 domain-containing protein → MQQPENGVPVTQLPELRWQKSRRSNPSGNCVELAELPGRTGIAVRNSRHPEGPALIYTVDEIAAFVLGARDGDFDNLIDR, encoded by the coding sequence ATGCAGCAGCCCGAGAACGGCGTACCCGTCACCCAGCTCCCCGAGCTGCGGTGGCAGAAGAGTCGGCGGAGCAACCCCAGCGGCAACTGCGTCGAGCTGGCCGAACTCCCCGGCAGGACGGGCATCGCGGTCCGCAACTCCCGGCATCCCGAGGGTCCGGCGCTGATCTACACAGTGGACGAGATCGCCGCGTTCGTCCTCGGCGCCCGCGACGGGGACTTCGACAACCTGATCGATCGATAG
- a CDS encoding GGDEF domain-containing protein, whose amino-acid sequence MPDPLSVASGISAAGALVSVWQLRRRALRAEAEIEYLQAELAAERHAASHDPLTGLPNRRAFYRIAAALLTDAGGRPLIAVVLDLNDFKQVNDRYGHAAGDQVLVSVAQRLTAFAGDNLVARLGGDEFAGLLSTPSVDRRWIDHATRRLCAAMAAPIPVGGRSVRVTASVGLAPVSGPTQLAEALCAADAAMYRAKGVTARRSPRQLLDTPRLAEC is encoded by the coding sequence GTGCCGGATCCGCTGAGCGTCGCGTCCGGCATCTCCGCGGCGGGTGCGCTCGTCTCGGTGTGGCAGCTGCGCCGCCGGGCGCTGCGGGCGGAGGCGGAGATCGAGTACCTGCAGGCAGAGCTGGCCGCCGAGCGGCACGCCGCCAGCCACGACCCGCTGACCGGCCTGCCCAACCGGCGCGCCTTCTACCGGATCGCCGCCGCGCTGCTCACCGACGCCGGCGGGCGGCCGCTGATCGCCGTGGTGCTCGACCTCAACGACTTCAAGCAGGTCAACGACCGCTACGGGCATGCGGCCGGGGACCAGGTGCTGGTCAGCGTCGCGCAGCGGCTCACCGCCTTCGCCGGCGACAACCTGGTCGCCCGGCTCGGCGGTGACGAGTTCGCCGGCCTGCTCAGCACCCCGTCGGTCGACCGGCGCTGGATCGACCACGCCACCCGCCGGCTCTGTGCGGCGATGGCCGCGCCGATCCCGGTGGGCGGGCGCAGCGTACGGGTCACCGCCTCGGTCGGCCTGGCGCCGGTCAGCGGCCCGACCCAGCTCGCCGAGGCCCTCTGCGCCGCCGACGCCGCGATGTACCGGGCGAAGGGCGTGACGGCCCGCCGGTCCCCCCGGCAGCTCCTGGACACCCCGCGCCTGGCCGAGTGCTGA
- a CDS encoding SRPBCC family protein — translation MNPTGDLTVALPTDREVVLTRVLDAPRDMVWAAHTDPAHLARWWGRGNPLDVEIDFRVGGRYRFVEHAPDGNSYAFRGEFLEIAAPERIVQTFEFEGAAGHVAVETLVFTEQDGRTLVTGTTRFDTAAERDAMVGSGMEEGARQSYRALEEYLATLV, via the coding sequence ATGAACCCGACCGGTGACCTGACCGTCGCGCTGCCCACCGACCGCGAGGTGGTGCTCACCCGGGTCCTCGACGCGCCCCGCGACATGGTCTGGGCGGCGCACACCGACCCCGCGCACCTGGCGCGGTGGTGGGGCCGGGGCAACCCGCTCGACGTCGAGATCGACTTCCGGGTGGGCGGCCGGTACCGGTTCGTCGAGCACGCCCCGGACGGCAACTCCTACGCCTTCCGCGGCGAGTTCCTCGAGATCGCGGCACCCGAGCGGATCGTGCAGACCTTCGAGTTCGAGGGCGCGGCCGGTCACGTGGCGGTGGAGACGCTCGTCTTCACCGAGCAGGACGGCCGCACGCTGGTCACCGGCACCACCCGCTTCGACACCGCCGCCGAGCGGGACGCGATGGTCGGCTCGGGCATGGAGGAGGGCGCGCGGCAGTCGTACCGGGCGCTGGAGGAGTACCTCGCCACCCTGGTCTGA
- a CDS encoding ArsR/SmtB family transcription factor → MTSPDQVGAVFAALADPTRRAILARLAAGEATVNEVAAPFPISMQAISKHLNVLEAAGLIVRTREAQWRRCRIEPAALRVLAEWVDQYRRLWDDRYDTLDGYLRELKENDHEPDR, encoded by the coding sequence GTGACCTCACCAGATCAGGTCGGCGCCGTCTTCGCCGCCCTCGCGGATCCGACCCGCCGGGCCATCCTGGCCCGCCTGGCCGCCGGCGAGGCGACGGTCAACGAGGTGGCCGCGCCGTTCCCGATCTCGATGCAGGCGATCTCCAAGCACCTGAACGTGCTGGAGGCGGCGGGGCTGATCGTGCGCACCCGCGAGGCGCAGTGGCGGCGGTGCCGGATCGAGCCGGCGGCGTTGCGCGTCCTCGCCGAGTGGGTCGACCAGTACCGCCGGCTCTGGGACGACCGGTACGACACGTTGGACGGTTACCTGCGAGAGCTGAAGGAGAACGACCATGAACCCGACCGGTGA
- a CDS encoding type II toxin-antitoxin system PemK/MazF family toxin, which yields MAGLLRNVVARLGRVTGGAAAPPRAAGRIPAQVARRRQVGALQRRELTYAPELDGRADPGEIVWTWVPYEDDPRQGKDRPVLVVGRHSRTLFGLMLSSQSERDGQRHWLALGPGEWDRDQRPSWVRLDRVLTMREDSIRREGAVLDRGRFDRIGQALRARYGWR from the coding sequence GTGGCAGGTCTGTTGAGGAACGTCGTCGCCCGGCTCGGTCGGGTGACCGGAGGCGCGGCCGCGCCGCCCCGCGCCGCCGGCCGGATCCCGGCCCAGGTGGCCCGTCGCCGCCAGGTCGGCGCGTTGCAGCGCCGGGAGCTGACGTACGCCCCGGAGCTGGACGGCCGGGCCGACCCTGGTGAGATCGTCTGGACCTGGGTGCCGTACGAGGACGACCCCCGGCAGGGCAAGGACCGCCCGGTGCTGGTGGTCGGCCGGCACAGCCGCACACTGTTCGGATTGATGCTCTCCAGCCAGAGCGAGCGCGACGGTCAGCGGCACTGGCTGGCGCTAGGCCCGGGGGAATGGGACCGTGACCAGCGCCCGAGCTGGGTCCGCCTGGACCGGGTGCTGACCATGCGTGAGGACAGCATCCGGCGCGAGGGCGCGGTGCTGGACCGGGGTCGCTTCGACCGGATCGGCCAGGCCCTGCGCGCCCGCTACGGCTGGCGCTGA
- a CDS encoding NUDIX hydrolase: MIELPQDLPVVERTAVRLVVRDAQDRVLLFHTRDPDHPRLGTWWELPGGGMDPGETYAETAVRELREETGFVVTAARLGPPTWRRRASFIHRQRRHLQDEVVMTVRLDAAGPDVDGAERLDYEVEDYFGFRWWTVDEVVGSAERFYPGRLPALLPRFLAGEEIDEPFELWS, translated from the coding sequence ATGATCGAACTGCCGCAAGACCTGCCGGTCGTCGAACGCACCGCCGTGCGGCTGGTGGTGCGCGACGCGCAGGACCGGGTCCTGCTCTTCCACACCCGCGACCCGGACCATCCCCGCCTCGGCACCTGGTGGGAGCTGCCGGGCGGCGGGATGGACCCCGGCGAGACGTACGCCGAGACCGCGGTGCGGGAGCTGCGCGAGGAGACCGGCTTCGTGGTCACCGCCGCCCGACTCGGCCCGCCGACCTGGCGGCGGCGGGCCAGCTTCATCCACCGGCAGCGCCGGCACCTGCAGGACGAGGTGGTGATGACGGTACGGCTCGACGCCGCCGGGCCGGACGTCGACGGCGCCGAGCGGCTGGACTACGAGGTGGAGGACTACTTCGGGTTCCGCTGGTGGACGGTCGACGAGGTGGTCGGCAGCGCGGAACGCTTCTACCCGGGGCGGCTGCCCGCGCTGCTCCCCCGGTTCCTCGCCGGTGAGGAGATCGACGAGCCGTTCGAGCTCTGGTCCTGA